CTCTCCTCTCAACCAAACTAAATGACACCACCAAATACCAAAAGTCCTCTCCACCTCCCCCACACTTCCCCTCTTTTAAAGTCACGAGACCCACTGTCTCTTTGTTGTttcaattttctcaagagagagagagagagagagagagtccagTGGAGGCTGGCAGAGGAACTGATAGAGAACTTTCAAAGCTCTTTTTCCACCACCATCACTCAACTAGCCTCTACATTGCAGTCTCAAACTGAAAGTCTTTTAATTTTCTGAAAGCTTTAGCTATCTTCCTATCTGAAAGATTATTGTTTGGCTCATATTTTTTTCTGTCTCTCTGTCGGTACCATGTAGGTCTTCCCCACAACCTCTTCACACCTGCTTCTAACATCTTCTCGTCTACTATCGCATGTTctatctctctgtctctccttTAATTCTCCCTTTTGTGACTTTTGctctttgttgcttttgcagGAGACCTGAGGGGAACCACTTGGACCTCAACAACTTGCCTGATGATTTTAGAGATCATGGTAAACAAGTCTTCGAGGACAGCTCCTCCTCTGGTACGACTACATTCTAATATTCATACTACGTGCAAAAACAGTACCCATTTTTCTTTGTATGTTAAGacataaaatttagaaatttttttgttgtaaaagaAAAACGCAAATGGTCTCTCCAAGTTTTGAAGGGAAAAGATTCTTTTTCCAATACTTTTCAAAGCTCAAATGTGTAACTCTCCTCTGCGTTTCCATCTCCATTTCAATATGCAAAGCATCGAAACAGGAAAAGGTGAAACACGAACTAGAGAACGCTGATTCAAAATTCATCTCTTGGTATCATTCATGATTTGGGTAATTCGGTAATTAGGGTTTTCTGACGAAGATGGGTCTCATCGAAGTTGCATTAATGGGTTGTTTTTGACTGCAGGctataggaaaaagaaaagcgGCGGAAAGGATGGAAAAGACGAGTGTGGGAAGGTCTATGAGTGTAGGTTTTGTTCCCTCAAGTTCTGCAAATCTCAGGCTCTCGGGGGACACATGAACCGCCACCGTCAAGGCAAGTCCTTTCTAAGATTCCTTGCCCTTTCATCACTCACTATGTTGCCAAGTTGGCATTTTCCGGGTTACTGCTTGTTAATGATTTGGCCATGAAGCGTGGTCATGTCAATCTTTAGGAAAACAAAGCTGTTTTCTGAAGTTGTTGGTCTGAGGGTGTtgcatttgatttgatttgatttgtgtGTTAATTGGTCAGAGAGGGAGACAGAAACACTGAACCGGGCCCGTCAGCTAGTCTTCAGTACCGATAACCTAGTCTCCCAAGGGCCTTCCCATCTAGGGTatgtatttctattattttataattcatttgcctccttttctcttcctcttctctctgtACCTTCTCTTCTTCTAATGAGAATTTTTCAGCCCCAAATCAAGTCACTTCTATGCTATTTTGACCTACGAAGGTTACCcaattgattttgatgaaatagGCAGATAGATTTAGTTCTTTTTGGTTATTTCTTTAGGGTATTGCAGCAGAAAATCCACTTGACATTTCCGCTTTATTCAATGGATGatcatatattttcttcttgttcttgcaACAAATATGATGCTAATCGATTCTCATCCAATACTTAATGTTCAAGTAAACTAATTAAGGATTGCCCACTTGATATTCTGATCATAGCTGCTGCCAACCAATCATCCCAGGAGGCTATCATCCAGCAGGCAACGTTGGAGACCCAACATTGCCTCTCAGATTTCCCAGATTCTTCCCTGGATCTCCTTCAACCCATTTACCACCACCAATACCTCAGGCACCACAACCACCTCAACCATATTTATACACCTCTTCCACTCGCCCAATCTCCTTTTCTACACCTTATCCTCAACATCCAATGAACGATTACTGTGTTGGCCATGTTCTCAGCACCAACCAACAATGCCACCCAAACCTAAGCTATTCACCAGACTCTAGCTACACTTGCATTGGTGCACCGGTCGGACAAGGGTTTGCGCCTGGCAGCAGCAGCCGGGTCTCTGACATGCTAGGATCAGGAGTACTGGGAGGAGGGGGAGGCGCTGGTAGAGAAGGGTCATCGCATAATCCCGAGGAGGGATTGGATTGGAGCCGGAGCTTTGCAGGAACACAGCAACAACGTCCGGATCCTTCACCTTCGCTCACTCGGTTTCAAGATGGGTTCTAAGGCGAGATTTCTGAAGTCATAGTTTTAGGTACTGTTAATCTATATTGGCACGCCACCCacaaagatgagagagagagagagagagagagagagagagagagacctaacAAGATGACAGATGGGTTCGTGCAAGATAGTAGAGAAAGATAGAGAGAGTTTTGGATTTTCTTCAGGGACAGACAGCTTTTGAGCTCATGTACATGCTCAGCTAGTTTGGCTTGGAGCTGTATGGGGATTGAAGGGGGTTTGGTATTGGTGTGTACAAcccaacagttgataaaattaaggTGGGAACTAGACCTTGGTGGGACAAGAAGTTAGATATGAACTGAAAGTTTCTAAAACTCTTTTACATTCTGGAGTTCGTTTTGCATGGCGACgagcttttctctttttctttttcttcttcttcttcttttttatattttatttttatttttatttttttaatttttaatttttatttatttttattttttatctctctcctaaatcctttttctttttcttttgtttattccaCTGTCAATTCTCgtttctatttacattttatgagTCCTTTGTGCATCGACTTTGACCAGAAGAAGATGGAATTTGGTTATCTCTCACACCCTCGATCTCCAACGAAAGTTGGTATTTTTCGGTTTTCTCGTAACTTTTGTGGTTACAGTGTCATAAGATGCTAGCACAATAGGGGTAACGACCTAGATACAACTTACAATCCATTCAGCACTTTTTGCCAAAAGTTCACTGATTAGAAACATCAAATCTGTCAACATAGTCTGTAAGAGAGCTGTGCAATGTTTCCATAAAAGCCCCtccttttataattttatctcCACGATATGTACTTATTAATTCCAGTGTACACACAGTCATCGATTATTAACTAACTTCCTACTGATCTCTCTCCGTTGTAAAAAGCTTAATTGCCTTATAAATTGACCAAAAGATATGTTCTATTAAATCTTCTTCTTTGGGAAAAATcctaaaagttttgctaaaagtACGTacttttagcaaaacttttaggATTTTTGTGTGCatcaaaagagaagaaaaagttcGCAAAGAGAAGTTTGTGCAAATGTGACCTATTTCTGTGTGCATGTGATCCAATGCATGCATttatttcatgattttcttgacCTAT
This is a stretch of genomic DNA from Carya illinoinensis cultivar Pawnee chromosome 15, C.illinoinensisPawnee_v1, whole genome shotgun sequence. It encodes these proteins:
- the LOC122297190 gene encoding zinc finger protein JAGGED-like isoform X1, coding for MRPEGNHLDLNNLPDDFRDHGKQVFEDSSSSGYRKKKSGGKDGKDECGKVYECRFCSLKFCKSQALGGHMNRHRQERETETLNRARQLVFSTDNLVSQGPSHLGCCQPIIPGGYHPAGNVGDPTLPLRFPRFFPGSPSTHLPPPIPQAPQPPQPYLYTSSTRPISFSTPYPQHPMNDYCVGHVLSTNQQCHPNLSYSPDSSYTCIGAPVGQGFAPGSSSRVSDMLGSGVLGGGGGAGREGSSHNPEEGLDWSRSFAGTQQQRPDPSPSLTRFQDGF
- the LOC122297190 gene encoding zinc finger protein JAGGED-like isoform X2, which encodes MFYLSVSPLILPFVTFALCCFCRRPEGNHLDLNNLPDDFRDHGKQVFEDSSSSGYRKKKSGGKDGKDECGKVYECRFCSLKFCKSQALGGHMNRHRQERETETLNRARQLVFSTDNLVSQGPSHLGCCQPIIPGGYHPAGNVGDPTLPLRFPRFFPGSPSTHLPPPIPQAPQPPQPYLYTSSTRPISFSTPYPQHPMNDYCVGHVLSTNQQCHPNLSYSPDSSYTCIGAPVGQGFAPGSSSRVSDMLGSGVLGGGGGAGREGSSHNPEEGLDWSRSFAGTQQQRPDPSPSLTRFQDGF